Proteins encoded by one window of Halorussus salinus:
- the purQ gene encoding phosphoribosylformylglycinamidine synthase I → MTVAIIQFGGSNCDRDARRALSHLGIDAELVWHEEGLPEDPSGIMLPGGFSYGDYLRAGAIAANSPIMAEIREAAADGVPLLGVCNGAQIGSESRLTPGAFTTNASSRFQCERVHVRVENADTPWTANYDEGEVIELPIAHGEGRFEVTDEHLAKLNDENRVLFRYCDEEGAVTDEANPNGSKENVAGVLGENESVAVLMPHPERISLPDIGGTDGQGILRGFEA, encoded by the coding sequence ATGACCGTAGCCATAATTCAGTTCGGCGGGAGCAACTGCGACCGGGACGCCCGGCGCGCACTCTCGCACCTCGGCATCGACGCCGAACTCGTCTGGCACGAGGAGGGCCTGCCCGAAGACCCCTCGGGCATCATGCTCCCCGGCGGGTTCTCCTACGGCGACTACCTCCGAGCCGGGGCTATCGCGGCCAACAGCCCCATCATGGCCGAGATTCGAGAGGCGGCCGCCGACGGCGTGCCCCTCCTCGGCGTCTGCAACGGTGCCCAAATCGGCTCGGAGTCTCGGCTCACGCCCGGCGCGTTCACGACCAACGCCTCCTCGCGGTTCCAGTGCGAGCGCGTCCACGTCCGCGTCGAGAACGCCGACACGCCGTGGACCGCGAACTACGACGAGGGCGAGGTAATCGAGTTGCCCATCGCCCACGGCGAGGGCCGCTTCGAAGTGACCGACGAGCATCTGGCGAAACTGAACGACGAGAATCGCGTCCTCTTCCGTTACTGCGACGAGGAGGGCGCGGTCACCGACGAGGCCAACCCCAACGGCTCGAAGGAGAACGTCGCTGGCGTCCTCGGTGAGAACGAATCCGTAGCGGTGTTGATGCCCCACCCCGAGCGCATCTCGTTGCCCGACATCGGCGGGACCGACGGGCAGGGCATCCTGCGCGGCTTCGAGGCGTAG
- the purS gene encoding phosphoribosylformylglycinamidine synthase subunit PurS, which translates to MTAYTATVTVRLKEGVLDPEAETTKRALERLGFELDHLRSADQFEVDVDAESADSAAERADEMAERLLANPTIHDYEVEVEER; encoded by the coding sequence ATGACTGCCTACACCGCCACGGTGACGGTCCGCCTGAAGGAGGGCGTCCTCGACCCCGAGGCAGAGACGACCAAGCGGGCGCTGGAACGACTCGGCTTCGAGTTGGACCACCTGCGGTCGGCCGACCAGTTCGAGGTGGACGTAGACGCGGAGTCCGCCGACTCGGCCGCCGAGCGCGCCGACGAGATGGCCGAGCGCCTGCTGGCGAACCCGACCATCCACGACTACGAGGTCGAAGTCGAGGAGCGATGA
- a CDS encoding formyltetrahydrofolate deformylase, translated as MTRSELTEITVVGDDDTGLVARVTTLLFERGINIEDLDQAVRDDLFRMTMHVDATGMAGTREELRADLDELGDDLGVDVRVRFPDDRETKRIAVLVTKESHCLEQLCEAEDELDAEISVVIGNHPDLQPVATEYGIPFHDIGDEQGNADEDELLDLLGEYDTDLVVLARYMRILGPNVVFRYEGRIVNVHPSLLPAFPGAKAYRQAKEAGVRLAGVTAHYVTTDLDQGPIVAQRAFNVPDGASVETLKERGQPLEADVLLEAVRLHLNDDVSVHRGRTELRDDAAEVATAENEADGERDADAYQLGMPAELDRATPDEPTDERPVAPPRSDD; from the coding sequence ATGACCCGGAGCGAACTGACCGAAATCACCGTCGTCGGCGACGACGACACCGGACTGGTCGCCCGCGTTACGACCTTGCTGTTCGAGCGCGGAATCAACATCGAGGACTTGGACCAAGCGGTCCGCGACGACCTCTTCCGGATGACGATGCACGTCGATGCCACCGGGATGGCGGGGACTCGCGAGGAGCTTCGCGCGGACCTCGACGAACTCGGCGACGACCTCGGGGTGGACGTGCGCGTCCGATTCCCCGACGACCGCGAGACCAAGCGCATCGCGGTGCTGGTCACGAAAGAGAGCCACTGTCTCGAACAGCTCTGCGAGGCCGAAGACGAGTTGGACGCCGAAATCTCGGTCGTCATCGGGAACCACCCGGACCTCCAACCGGTCGCCACCGAGTACGGCATCCCGTTCCACGACATCGGCGACGAGCAGGGCAACGCCGACGAGGACGAACTCCTCGACCTGCTCGGGGAGTACGACACCGACCTCGTGGTGCTGGCCCGCTACATGCGCATCCTCGGGCCGAACGTGGTCTTCCGCTACGAGGGCCGCATCGTCAACGTTCACCCGAGTCTCCTCCCCGCGTTCCCCGGCGCGAAGGCCTACCGGCAGGCCAAGGAGGCGGGCGTCCGACTGGCGGGCGTGACCGCCCACTACGTCACGACCGACTTGGACCAAGGTCCCATCGTGGCTCAGCGCGCGTTCAACGTGCCCGACGGCGCGAGCGTCGAGACGCTGAAAGAGCGGGGGCAACCCCTCGAAGCCGACGTTCTCCTCGAAGCGGTTCGGCTCCACCTCAACGACGACGTGAGCGTCCACCGGGGTCGGACCGAACTCCGGGACGACGCCGCGGAGGTAGCGACGGCGGAGAACGAAGCGGACGGCGAGCGCGACGCCGACGCCTACCAACTCGGGATGCCCGCCGAACTCGACCGGGCGACCCCCGACGAACCGACCGACGAGCGACCGGTCGCGCCACCCCGGTCCGACGACTGA
- a CDS encoding arylsulfotransferase family protein gives MRFRDAVRVLFVGIVVASSFVVASGYMSAEASSSSADGRPTFDAAPRDGITVVATDSNTWMGKAGDGPRARAELVAFAPDGSVMYYNDTHTRYWDVDPVKGTETTVEYVAADHLNASECHATEPCTRNVVERVNLTTGEVTRLYGRITPGKHSTRWHDADRVDEDSIAIADIAQDRVYVVNTTSGLIEWEWDAQSDYSTASGGPYPEDWTHLNDVEVLADGTIMASLRNQDQVVFLDRETGLVENRTLGEDGAHDIIYEQHNPDYINSSNGGPAVLVGDSENNRVVEYQREEGEWVRSWTWQDARMQWPRDADRMPNGHTLITDSNGNRVFEINEEGEVVWSVDVAFPYESERLNTGDESSGGPSAAEANLGEASGGGDGNGEGSAGESGGQVVADREETGLLDRAWAVVRGLLPGRTANGLMYVTPVWMGGPEVLALGAIVLTLLVWLVCEAYWSSWSASVHKPVSLSRRK, from the coding sequence ATGCGTTTTCGGGATGCCGTTAGGGTGTTGTTCGTCGGTATCGTCGTCGCCTCCTCGTTCGTGGTCGCCTCCGGCTACATGTCCGCGGAAGCCTCGTCGTCGTCCGCGGACGGGCGACCGACGTTCGACGCGGCCCCGCGCGACGGAATCACCGTGGTCGCCACCGACTCGAACACGTGGATGGGGAAGGCCGGAGACGGGCCGCGAGCGCGCGCCGAACTCGTCGCGTTCGCGCCCGACGGGAGCGTGATGTACTACAACGACACGCACACCCGGTACTGGGACGTGGACCCGGTGAAAGGCACGGAGACGACAGTCGAGTACGTCGCCGCCGACCACCTCAACGCCTCGGAGTGTCACGCGACCGAACCGTGTACGCGGAACGTGGTCGAGCGCGTCAACCTCACCACGGGCGAGGTGACGCGCCTCTACGGGCGAATTACGCCGGGCAAGCACTCGACGCGGTGGCACGACGCGGACCGAGTGGACGAGGACAGCATCGCTATCGCCGACATCGCGCAGGACCGCGTGTACGTCGTCAACACGACCAGCGGCCTGATAGAGTGGGAGTGGGACGCCCAGAGCGACTACTCGACTGCCAGCGGAGGTCCGTATCCCGAGGACTGGACCCACCTCAACGACGTGGAAGTCCTCGCGGACGGCACCATCATGGCCAGCCTGCGCAATCAGGACCAAGTGGTCTTCTTGGACCGCGAGACCGGTCTCGTCGAGAACCGTACACTCGGCGAGGACGGCGCACACGACATCATCTACGAACAGCACAATCCCGACTACATCAACTCCTCGAACGGCGGCCCGGCGGTCCTCGTCGGCGACTCGGAGAACAACCGCGTCGTGGAGTACCAGCGCGAGGAGGGCGAGTGGGTCCGCTCGTGGACGTGGCAGGACGCCCGGATGCAGTGGCCCCGCGACGCCGACCGCATGCCAAACGGCCACACGCTCATCACCGACTCGAACGGCAACCGCGTCTTCGAAATCAACGAGGAGGGCGAGGTCGTCTGGAGCGTGGACGTGGCGTTCCCCTACGAGTCCGAGCGCCTGAACACCGGCGACGAGAGTTCGGGCGGTCCCTCCGCGGCGGAGGCGAACCTCGGGGAGGCGTCCGGCGGCGGTGACGGAAACGGCGAGGGAAGTGCGGGCGAGTCCGGCGGGCAGGTCGTGGCCGACCGCGAGGAGACCGGTCTCCTCGACAGGGCGTGGGCGGTCGTTCGGGGTCTCCTGCCCGGCCGGACCGCGAACGGACTGATGTACGTCACGCCGGTCTGGATGGGCGGCCCGGAGGTGCTGGCGCTCGGGGCAATCGTGCTGACTCTGCTGGTGTGGCTGGTCTGCGAGGCCTACTGGTCGTCGTGGAGCGCGTCGGTCCACAAACCGGTGTCGCTCTCGCGGCGAAAGTAG
- a CDS encoding phosphoribosylaminoimidazolesuccinocarboxamide synthase, with protein MTSVKEFRVEREPTATTLGRGSFVFTDDYSVFDWGKMPDEIPDKGASLCAMGAFNFELLEDEGVPTHYRGVVNSEARRASDSRAAEPRDDSDTGEVVPLAEADAPPTEMAIELTQVPDLPHEGRDYDYDAYHDEAGDNYLIPLEVVFRNSVPVGSSLRRRTDPADHGLDFEEWPEGVVQLEEPIVEFSTKYEEGDRYLTRREADRIAGLADIEELESVAREVNRVVTERAAEAELVHEDGKIECCYFDGEVRVADVVGTFDENRFTFHGQQVSKEFVRQYHKRTQPEWVEAVEAAKQEAKARNVADWKSLCEASPEPLDGEVVAAARDLYAAGTNAYVGRELFDAPALEDAVAVVRNL; from the coding sequence GTGACCAGCGTCAAGGAGTTCCGCGTCGAGCGCGAACCGACCGCGACGACGCTCGGGCGCGGGTCGTTCGTCTTCACCGACGACTACTCGGTGTTCGACTGGGGGAAGATGCCCGACGAGATTCCGGACAAGGGCGCGAGTCTCTGCGCGATGGGCGCGTTCAACTTCGAGTTGCTGGAAGACGAAGGCGTCCCGACCCACTACCGAGGAGTCGTAAATAGCGAGGCGCGTCGCGCCTCGGACAGTCGAGCGGCGGAGCCGCGAGACGACTCCGACACCGGCGAGGTCGTCCCCCTCGCCGAGGCCGACGCTCCGCCGACGGAGATGGCCATCGAGTTGACCCAAGTCCCCGACCTGCCCCACGAGGGCCGGGACTACGACTACGACGCCTACCACGACGAGGCGGGCGACAACTACCTGATTCCGCTCGAAGTCGTCTTCCGGAACAGCGTCCCCGTGGGGTCGAGCCTCCGGCGGCGCACCGACCCCGCCGACCACGGCCTCGACTTCGAGGAGTGGCCCGAGGGCGTCGTCCAGTTGGAGGAGCCAATCGTGGAGTTCTCCACGAAGTACGAGGAGGGCGACCGCTATCTCACCCGGCGGGAGGCCGACCGCATCGCGGGACTGGCCGACATCGAGGAACTCGAATCGGTCGCCCGCGAGGTCAACCGCGTCGTGACCGAGCGGGCCGCCGAGGCCGAACTGGTCCACGAGGACGGCAAAATCGAGTGTTGCTACTTCGACGGCGAGGTCCGGGTCGCCGACGTGGTGGGCACCTTCGACGAGAACCGCTTCACCTTCCACGGCCAGCAAGTCAGCAAGGAGTTCGTCCGCCAGTACCACAAGCGCACCCAACCCGAGTGGGTCGAGGCTGTCGAGGCGGCCAAACAGGAGGCGAAGGCACGGAACGTGGCCGACTGGAAATCGCTCTGCGAGGCGTCGCCCGAACCGCTGGACGGCGAGGTCGTCGCGGCCGCGCGGGACCTCTACGCCGCGGGGACCAACGCCTACGTCGGCCGCGAACTGTTCGACGCTCCGGCGCTAGAGGACGCGGTTGCCGTCGTCCGGAATCTCTGA
- the cofH gene encoding 7,8-didemethyl-8-hydroxy-5-deazariboflavin synthase subunit CofH, which translates to MVDAARTNVPRGEFDFQYVPETDQSFENALAKASDGERLTVADGIELMTTGTDREGIDLARKEEVLEAADRRRAEEVGDEVTFVANLNNNVTTACNTGCLFCNFKNTAQNFEENADEEHGGFTKTPAESREIVELARETGIYEVTSVSGLHPGLALDDEHLERLESSDRGDLNYKSPEAYETDPGTYVEQMEAMNVEGIHLHSMTPEEAYHARRGTDWSYEEVYRRLKDAGLDSVPGTAAEILVDEVRSVICPGKIGSDEWVEAMEAAAAVGLDTTATIMYGHVENEAHRVMHLKRIRDLQDRTDNITEFVPLSFVHPNTPLAERGIIDSGATTHEDELMIAVSRLFLDNIENIQSSWVKYGDEQGLKMLSCGANDFMGTILSEEITKRAGGEFGEARSFAEYVEMITAVGRTPVERSTDYRQRREIDPEDPPFGPELGPAADGTPLVSDDDRPTTTETVADD; encoded by the coding sequence ATGGTAGACGCGGCCCGGACGAACGTTCCGCGAGGAGAGTTCGACTTCCAGTACGTGCCCGAGACCGACCAGTCGTTCGAGAACGCACTGGCGAAGGCCAGCGACGGCGAGCGCCTGACGGTCGCCGACGGCATCGAACTCATGACCACCGGTACCGACCGGGAGGGCATCGACCTCGCGCGCAAAGAGGAGGTACTGGAGGCGGCCGACCGACGCCGGGCCGAGGAGGTCGGCGACGAGGTCACGTTCGTCGCCAACCTGAACAACAACGTCACGACCGCGTGCAACACCGGCTGTCTGTTCTGCAACTTCAAGAACACCGCCCAGAACTTCGAGGAGAACGCCGACGAGGAACACGGCGGGTTCACCAAGACGCCCGCCGAGTCGCGCGAAATCGTGGAGCTGGCCCGCGAAACCGGCATCTACGAGGTCACGTCGGTCAGCGGATTGCACCCCGGTCTCGCGCTGGACGACGAACATCTCGAACGCCTCGAATCGAGCGACAGGGGCGACCTGAACTACAAGTCCCCCGAGGCGTACGAGACCGACCCCGGCACCTACGTCGAGCAGATGGAGGCGATGAACGTCGAGGGAATCCACCTCCACTCGATGACGCCCGAGGAGGCCTACCACGCCAGACGAGGCACCGACTGGTCGTACGAAGAAGTGTACCGCCGCCTCAAGGACGCCGGACTCGACAGCGTGCCGGGCACCGCGGCCGAGATTCTGGTGGACGAGGTGCGGTCGGTCATCTGCCCCGGCAAAATCGGGAGCGACGAGTGGGTCGAGGCGATGGAGGCCGCCGCGGCGGTCGGTCTCGACACGACCGCGACCATAATGTACGGTCACGTCGAGAACGAGGCCCATCGCGTGATGCACCTGAAACGCATCCGAGACCTACAGGACCGGACCGACAACATCACCGAGTTCGTGCCATTGTCGTTCGTCCACCCGAACACGCCCCTCGCCGAGCGCGGGATTATCGACTCGGGCGCGACGACCCACGAGGACGAACTGATGATAGCGGTCTCCAGACTCTTCCTCGACAACATCGAGAACATCCAGTCGTCGTGGGTCAAGTACGGCGACGAGCAGGGACTCAAGATGCTCTCCTGCGGCGCGAACGACTTCATGGGCACGATTCTCTCGGAAGAAATCACGAAGCGCGCGGGCGGCGAGTTCGGCGAGGCCCGGTCGTTCGCGGAGTACGTCGAGATGATAACCGCCGTCGGTCGGACGCCCGTGGAGCGTTCGACCGACTACCGCCAGCGGCGGGAGATAGACCCCGAGGACCCGCCGTTCGGTCCGGAGTTGGGTCCGGCCGCCGACGGGACGCCGCTGGTGTCGGACGACGACCGCCCCACTACGACCGAGACGGTCGCGGACGACTGA
- a CDS encoding metal-dependent hydrolase, translating to MMNTTHAAMGVTLAAPLAVVAPEFAPAAALAGLAGGVFPDLDLLSGQHRRTLHFPVYYGVAGLAAGGVALVAPTTWTIAVAFFLLSAALHCVTDAAGGGLELRPWEATDDRGVYVHPAGRWTPPRRWIRYDGAPEDLLLAGLLSLPGLLVFDGTIRALTVLGLAVSVVYVAVRKRLPDVETRFLR from the coding sequence ATGATGAACACGACTCACGCCGCGATGGGGGTCACGCTGGCGGCCCCGCTCGCGGTCGTCGCGCCCGAGTTCGCGCCCGCGGCCGCGCTGGCCGGACTCGCCGGGGGCGTCTTCCCGGACCTCGACCTGCTGTCGGGCCAGCACCGCCGGACGCTCCACTTTCCGGTGTACTACGGCGTCGCCGGACTCGCGGCGGGCGGCGTCGCGCTCGTCGCTCCGACGACGTGGACGATTGCGGTGGCGTTCTTCCTGCTGTCGGCCGCGCTCCACTGCGTGACCGACGCGGCGGGCGGCGGCCTCGAACTCCGGCCGTGGGAGGCCACCGACGACCGGGGCGTCTACGTCCACCCCGCGGGTCGGTGGACGCCGCCGCGGCGCTGGATTCGCTACGACGGCGCGCCCGAGGACCTCCTGTTGGCGGGACTCCTCTCGTTGCCGGGCCTGTTAGTCTTCGACGGCACGATTCGCGCGCTGACGGTCCTCGGCCTCGCGGTGTCGGTCGTGTACGTCGCGGTCAGGAAACGTCTGCCGGACGTTGAGACCCGATTCCTGCGATGA
- a CDS encoding sensor histidine kinase — translation MDTAIRVLVVDDSNFYAQLVADTLATDYDMETLTGNDAREGLDLLETSEVDCVVTDYQMPELDGIEFLEAARERGFEQPFILLTGTGSETVASEAVAAGVTHYFQKDEGDQQFEKLANQIDNAVEQRRTERKYELLVDNSPDLIAQVNADGEFVMTNEAMADSFDATPGALTGTSLFDLMPEEIAAERLEVGREVIETGETRRFEDGYDGQYFHNVFVPVDLPGERETFQVIARDITDRKETEIELKETVEKLEESNAQLEQFAYVASHDLQEPLRMVSSYMQLLERQYADELDDDAQEFIEYAVDGADRMKQMINDLLQYSRVDTRGGDFEETDFEAVFEQARDNLQVAIAESDAEITRDSLPTVVCDESQMVMLLQNFVSNAIKYCDEGSPRVHVSAERDGDEYVFGVSDNGIGIPEDQLDEVFRIFGRLHGKDEYSGTGIGLAMCQKIVDRHEGDVWVESEVGEGSTFYFSLPAGGVADD, via the coding sequence ATGGACACCGCTATCAGGGTGTTGGTCGTAGACGACAGCAACTTCTACGCGCAACTCGTCGCCGACACCCTCGCGACGGACTACGACATGGAGACGCTGACGGGCAACGACGCCCGCGAGGGACTCGACCTCCTCGAAACGTCGGAAGTCGATTGCGTGGTGACGGACTACCAGATGCCGGAACTCGACGGCATCGAGTTTCTGGAGGCGGCCCGCGAGCGCGGCTTCGAGCAACCGTTCATCCTCCTGACCGGGACCGGGAGCGAGACGGTGGCCAGCGAGGCGGTCGCGGCGGGCGTCACCCACTACTTCCAGAAGGACGAGGGCGACCAGCAGTTCGAGAAACTGGCGAACCAGATAGACAACGCCGTCGAGCAACGCCGGACCGAGAGGAAGTACGAGTTGCTGGTGGACAACTCCCCGGACCTCATCGCGCAGGTGAACGCCGACGGGGAGTTCGTCATGACCAACGAGGCGATGGCCGACTCCTTCGACGCGACGCCGGGCGCGCTGACCGGCACGTCGCTGTTCGACCTGATGCCCGAGGAGATAGCGGCCGAACGCCTCGAAGTCGGTCGGGAGGTCATCGAGACCGGCGAGACCCGACGGTTCGAGGACGGCTACGACGGCCAGTACTTCCACAACGTCTTCGTCCCGGTGGACCTGCCCGGCGAGCGCGAGACGTTTCAGGTCATCGCTCGGGACATCACCGACCGCAAGGAGACCGAGATAGAGCTGAAAGAGACCGTCGAGAAGTTAGAGGAGTCCAACGCCCAGTTGGAGCAGTTCGCCTACGTCGCTTCTCACGACCTACAGGAACCCCTTCGGATGGTGTCGAGCTACATGCAACTGCTCGAACGCCAGTACGCCGACGAGTTAGACGACGACGCGCAGGAGTTCATCGAGTACGCCGTGGACGGAGCCGACCGGATGAAACAGATGATAAACGACCTCCTCCAGTACTCGCGGGTGGACACCCGAGGAGGCGACTTCGAGGAGACCGACTTCGAGGCGGTCTTCGAGCAGGCCCGCGACAACCTCCAAGTCGCCATCGCCGAGAGCGACGCCGAGATAACCCGCGACTCGCTTCCGACCGTGGTCTGTGACGAGAGCCAGATGGTGATGTTGCTCCAGAACTTCGTGAGCAACGCCATCAAGTACTGCGACGAGGGGTCGCCCCGCGTCCACGTCAGCGCCGAGCGCGACGGCGACGAGTACGTCTTCGGGGTCAGCGACAACGGTATCGGGATTCCCGAGGACCAACTCGACGAGGTGTTCCGCATCTTCGGGCGACTCCACGGCAAAGACGAGTACTCGGGCACCGGCATCGGACTGGCGATGTGCCAGAAGATAGTGGACCGCCACGAGGGCGACGTGTGGGTCGAGTCCGAAGTCGGTGAGGGTTCGACCTTCTACTTCTCGCTCCCCGCGGGAGGTGTCGCGGATGACTGA
- a CDS encoding response regulator: MTEGFAGEPIEILLVEDNPGDVRLTEEALERGDVLNNLHVVGDGVEAMKFLECEGEYADTPQPDLVLLDLNLPRKDGTEVLKEIDEDRELRRIPVVVLTSSEAEEDIARSYELHANAYITKPVDIDQFIEVAQNLEQFWLSIVKLPPNDE; this comes from the coding sequence ATGACTGAGGGTTTCGCGGGCGAGCCGATAGAGATTCTGCTGGTCGAGGACAACCCCGGCGACGTGCGACTGACCGAGGAGGCGCTGGAACGCGGCGACGTGCTGAACAACCTCCACGTCGTCGGCGACGGGGTGGAGGCGATGAAGTTCCTCGAATGCGAGGGTGAGTACGCCGACACCCCGCAACCGGACCTCGTGTTGCTGGACCTCAATCTGCCCCGGAAGGACGGCACGGAGGTGCTGAAGGAGATAGACGAGGACCGGGAACTCCGGCGCATCCCGGTGGTCGTGCTGACCAGTTCCGAGGCCGAGGAGGACATCGCCCGGAGCTACGAACTCCACGCCAACGCCTACATCACCAAGCCCGTGGACATCGACCAGTTCATCGAGGTGGCACAGAACTTAGAGCAGTTCTGGCTGTCCATCGTCAAACTCCCGCCCAACGATGAGTGA
- a CDS encoding hybrid sensor histidine kinase/response regulator — MSEQSPDGTAETVGDHADDEASSDAPDETTILLVEDNDGDARLIEEMIQMKSNMLDDSSSFPNVSLVREDCLEDGLDRLAAEPIDIVLLDLMLPDSSGKGTLDAVLDQTREVPIVLLTGLNDREFGVEAVQRGAQDYLVKGEIDGELLVRTMRYAMERKKNERELARRNEQLAILNQILEHDIRNDMNVVCGTAELLRDRVEEGDHATLLDRMLENSEHVVELTETVSTLLETITGEQDPDLEPVDAGRMLESELRKARTSHEGATFAVDGEIPSVSVRANNMLSSVFSNLLNNAVQHNDTDDPRVEVGVEVGDERVEIRIADDGPGIAPDRRDEIFGRGEQGIDSSGTGIGLYLVDTLVEQYGGSVRVEDNDPRGAVFVVELVAL; from the coding sequence ATGAGTGAGCAATCGCCCGACGGGACCGCCGAGACGGTCGGCGACCACGCCGACGACGAGGCGTCGAGCGACGCGCCCGACGAGACGACGATTCTCCTCGTGGAGGACAACGACGGCGACGCCCGCCTCATCGAGGAGATGATTCAGATGAAGAGCAACATGCTCGACGACAGCAGCAGTTTCCCCAACGTCTCGCTCGTCCGGGAGGACTGTCTCGAAGACGGACTGGACCGACTCGCCGCCGAGCCCATCGACATCGTTCTGCTTGACCTGATGCTCCCCGACAGCAGCGGCAAGGGGACCCTCGACGCGGTCCTCGACCAGACCCGCGAGGTGCCCATCGTCCTGCTGACCGGCCTCAACGACCGGGAGTTCGGGGTCGAAGCGGTCCAGCGCGGCGCGCAGGACTACCTCGTCAAGGGCGAGATAGACGGCGAACTCCTCGTCCGGACGATGCGCTACGCGATGGAGCGCAAGAAGAACGAGCGCGAACTCGCCCGGCGAAACGAGCAGTTGGCCATCCTGAACCAGATTCTCGAACACGACATCCGCAACGACATGAACGTCGTCTGCGGGACCGCCGAACTCCTGCGCGACAGGGTCGAGGAGGGCGACCACGCGACGCTCCTCGACCGGATGTTGGAGAACAGCGAACACGTCGTGGAACTCACCGAGACCGTCTCGACCCTGCTGGAGACCATCACCGGCGAGCAGGACCCCGACCTCGAACCGGTGGACGCGGGCCGGATGCTCGAATCCGAACTCCGGAAGGCCCGGACCTCTCACGAGGGCGCGACCTTCGCCGTGGACGGCGAGATTCCGAGCGTGTCGGTCCGGGCGAACAACATGCTCTCGTCGGTGTTCAGCAACCTGTTGAACAACGCGGTCCAGCACAACGACACCGACGACCCGCGAGTCGAGGTCGGCGTCGAGGTCGGCGACGAGCGCGTCGAGATTCGAATCGCGGACGACGGGCCGGGCATCGCGCCCGACCGCCGCGACGAAATCTTCGGCCGAGGAGAGCAGGGCATCGACAGTTCCGGCACCGGCATCGGTCTCTATCTGGTGGACACGCTGGTCGAGCAGTACGGCGGGTCGGTTCGCGTCGAGGACAACGACCCCCGCGGCGCGGTGTTCGTGGTCGAGTTGGTCGCGCTGTAG
- the cofG gene encoding 7,8-didemethyl-8-hydroxy-5-deazariboflavin synthase subunit CofG: MAGAEIPGADEYDIDLSISDEEVARLLEVTPDDVDAADELTFAKNVFVPLTTACRYTCTYCTYFDPPGEASLLSPEEVRDIVQTGADAGCTEALFTFGDDPDDRYDRIHAQLADWGHDSIHEYLREVCEIALDEGLLPHSNPGDQTREQMATVADANASMGVMLETTADVDAHAGPRVKNPGQRLNTIRNAGELGVPFTTGLLVGIGEEWRDRAESLLAIRELHERYGHVQEVIVQNVVPNERSSYEQPSVETMRRVVAMARDCLPDEVSVQVPPNLSPTRELLDCGVDDLGGVSPVTDDHINPEYEWPALRELEDIADEAGVPLRERLPVYRRYLPAASGGEDRDVRRDEWVSGTIRDAIAADDEAGERYRNLL, encoded by the coding sequence ATGGCTGGTGCCGAGATTCCGGGCGCAGACGAGTACGACATCGACCTCTCCATCTCCGACGAGGAGGTCGCGCGACTCCTCGAAGTCACCCCCGACGACGTGGACGCGGCGGACGAACTCACCTTCGCGAAGAACGTCTTCGTCCCGCTCACGACCGCGTGTCGGTACACCTGCACCTACTGCACCTACTTCGACCCGCCGGGCGAGGCCTCCCTGCTATCGCCCGAGGAGGTCCGGGACATCGTTCAAACTGGCGCGGACGCCGGGTGTACGGAGGCCCTGTTCACCTTCGGGGACGACCCCGACGACCGCTACGACCGGATTCACGCCCAACTCGCCGACTGGGGCCACGACTCCATCCACGAGTACCTCCGAGAGGTCTGTGAAATCGCGCTGGACGAGGGCCTGCTCCCCCACAGCAACCCCGGCGACCAGACCCGCGAGCAGATGGCGACGGTCGCGGACGCGAACGCCTCGATGGGCGTGATGCTCGAAACTACCGCCGACGTGGACGCCCACGCCGGGCCGCGCGTGAAGAACCCCGGCCAGCGCCTCAACACCATCCGCAATGCGGGCGAGTTGGGCGTGCCGTTCACCACCGGCCTCCTCGTGGGAATCGGCGAGGAGTGGCGCGACCGGGCCGAGAGCCTGCTGGCAATCCGGGAGTTGCACGAGCGGTACGGCCACGTCCAAGAGGTCATCGTCCAGAACGTCGTCCCGAACGAGCGGTCGTCGTACGAGCAACCCTCCGTCGAGACGATGCGCCGGGTCGTGGCGATGGCCCGCGACTGTCTCCCCGACGAGGTGTCGGTGCAGGTCCCGCCCAACCTCTCGCCGACCCGCGAGTTGCTGGACTGCGGCGTGGACGACTTGGGCGGCGTCTCGCCCGTGACCGACGACCACATCAATCCCGAGTACGAGTGGCCCGCCCTGCGGGAGTTAGAGGACATCGCCGACGAGGCCGGGGTGCCCCTCCGCGAGCGACTGCCGGTGTATCGGCGCTACCTTCCGGCGGCGTCGGGTGGCGAAGACCGCGACGTGAGACGCGACGAGTGGGTCTCCGGGACGATTCGGGACGCTATCGCGGCCGACGACGAGGCGGGCGAGCGGTATCGAAATCTCCTCTGA